One Glycine max cultivar Williams 82 chromosome 3, Glycine_max_v4.0, whole genome shotgun sequence DNA window includes the following coding sequences:
- the LOC121174625 gene encoding uncharacterized protein produces the protein MSIMKIIRKIVLILWLQQLLLLEFLLPVFQKPGHINGGEISVSMDRNMCDEEVINTDSGDKLGNSTGAGNSNFHEDGPEPSLSDDCATSGKDHNEQISSTSTLGKATNSSLKTDAINDLH, from the exons ATGTCCATCATGAAAATAATCCGGAAGATTGTGTTGATTTTGTGGCTGCAACAACTGCTACTCTTGGAGTTCCTTCTCCCAGTCTTTCAAAAGCCAG GTCACATAAATGGAGGAGAAATTTCTGTCAGTATGGATAGAAATATGTGTGATGAGGAGGTTATAAATACGGATTCTGGAGATAAATTAGGAAATAGCACTGGTGCTGGTAACAGTAACTTTCATGAAGATGGCCCCGAGCCTTCCTTATCTGATGATTGTGCTACTTCTGGCAAAGACCACAACGAACAGATATCTTCTACTTCTACACTGGGAAAGGCAACTAATTCATCCTTAAAGACTGATGCCATAAATGACCTTCATTAA